One Streptomyces sp. NBC_00554 DNA segment encodes these proteins:
- a CDS encoding metal ABC transporter permease, producing MDILDYAFMQRALLAAVLVGITAPAVGIYLVQRRQALMGDGIGHVAMTGVGLGFLLSWSPVWMATAVSVVGAVLMELIRWYGKTRGDIALAMLFYGGMAGGVMFINLAPTGSNANLTSYLFGSLSTVSESDVTAICVLAAFVVLVTLGLRRQLFAVSQDEEFARVTGLPVRALNLLTAVTAAVTVTVAMRVVGLLLVSALMVVPVAAAQQLSRSFAATFAIAVAIGVSVTIGGTVTSYYQDVPPGATIVLLTIGAFIVLTALATPIARRRARALAAAQAAGDPAECAIPAIRGTNRKVGV from the coding sequence ATGGACATCCTCGATTACGCGTTCATGCAGCGGGCCCTGCTCGCCGCCGTCCTCGTCGGCATCACCGCGCCCGCCGTCGGCATCTACCTCGTGCAGCGCCGCCAGGCCCTGATGGGCGACGGAATCGGCCACGTCGCGATGACCGGCGTCGGCCTCGGCTTCCTGCTCTCCTGGTCCCCGGTGTGGATGGCGACGGCCGTCTCCGTGGTCGGCGCGGTCCTCATGGAGCTGATCCGCTGGTACGGCAAGACGCGCGGCGACATCGCCCTGGCCATGCTCTTCTACGGCGGTATGGCGGGCGGCGTGATGTTCATCAACCTCGCGCCGACCGGCTCGAACGCCAACCTGACCTCGTACCTCTTCGGCTCGCTGTCCACCGTCTCGGAGTCCGACGTGACGGCGATCTGCGTCCTTGCGGCCTTCGTCGTACTCGTCACCCTGGGCCTGCGCCGCCAGCTCTTCGCGGTCAGCCAGGACGAGGAGTTCGCGCGTGTGACGGGCCTGCCGGTGCGCGCCCTGAACCTGCTCACGGCCGTCACGGCGGCGGTGACGGTGACGGTCGCGATGCGAGTCGTCGGGCTGCTCCTCGTGTCCGCCCTGATGGTGGTTCCGGTGGCCGCGGCGCAGCAGCTCAGCCGGAGCTTCGCCGCCACCTTCGCGATCGCGGTGGCGATCGGCGTGAGCGTGACCATCGGCGGCACCGTGACGTCGTACTACCAGGACGTGCCGCCCGGCGCGACGATCGTGCTGCTGACCATCGGCGCGTTCATCGTGCTGACCGCCCTTGCGACCCCGATCGCACGGCGCAGGGCCCGGGCGCTGGCGGCCGCGCAGGCGGCCGGGGACCCGGCGGAGTGCGCGATTCCGGCCATCCGCGGAACGAACAGGAAGGTCGGCGTCTGA
- a CDS encoding metal ABC transporter ATP-binding protein, with protein MKSGPVISLRGVTAELGSRPVLRGIDLAVNHGEVVALLGANGSGKSTAVRSIIGQVPVSGGEIEIFGTPRRRFRDWARIGYVPQRTTAAGGVPATVTEIVASGRLSRARFGVLRKADHEAVRKAIGLVGMADRAKDSVNALSGGQHQRVLIARALASEPELLIMDEPMAGVDLASQEVLASTLREQVAQGTSVLLVLHELGPLEPLIDRAVVLRDGCVLHDGPPPQALGQHALPGHDHVHPHAAHDAEPIRTGLLS; from the coding sequence ATGAAGAGCGGGCCCGTCATATCCCTGCGCGGAGTGACCGCAGAACTCGGTTCACGCCCCGTCCTGCGCGGTATCGACCTCGCCGTGAACCACGGCGAGGTCGTCGCGCTGCTCGGCGCCAACGGATCCGGCAAGTCCACGGCCGTGCGCAGCATCATCGGCCAAGTCCCGGTCAGCGGCGGGGAGATCGAGATCTTCGGCACCCCGCGCCGCCGCTTCCGCGACTGGGCGCGCATCGGCTACGTACCGCAGCGCACCACGGCCGCGGGCGGTGTGCCCGCGACGGTGACCGAGATCGTGGCCTCCGGACGGCTGTCCCGCGCCCGCTTCGGCGTGCTGCGCAAGGCCGACCATGAGGCCGTACGGAAGGCCATCGGCCTCGTCGGCATGGCGGACCGCGCCAAGGACTCCGTGAACGCGCTGTCCGGCGGCCAGCACCAGCGGGTCCTGATAGCCCGCGCTCTCGCCTCCGAACCCGAGCTGCTGATCATGGACGAGCCGATGGCGGGCGTCGACCTGGCGAGCCAGGAGGTGCTGGCGTCGACCCTGCGCGAGCAGGTCGCCCAGGGCACCTCCGTCCTCCTCGTCCTGCACGAGCTGGGCCCCCTGGAGCCGCTGATCGACCGCGCGGTGGTGCTGCGCGACGGCTGCGTCCTGCACGACGGCCCGCCCCCGCAGGCGCTCGGCCAGCACGCGCTGCCCGGTCACGACCACGTACACCCGCACGCGGCTCACGACGCCGAACCGATCCGGACGGGACTGCTGAGCTGA
- a CDS encoding metal ABC transporter solute-binding protein, Zn/Mn family, with amino-acid sequence MNVRRRLISGTAVTAATFLGLATLSACSDSSAADSNSSGKLDVVASFYPLQYLAEEIGGDHVSVTNLTEPGQEPHDLEISAKQTAQLQEADAVLYLKNLQPAVDDAVAQSEVKTKIDAATLTTLEKHGNEVGGHAAEHDDTEGEETGATDPHIWLDPVKYAEVAEGVGKAFEKEDPDNAGEYKSNTAALVKKLDALNTQYADGLKNTTSKVFITTHAAFGYLAERYGLTEEAINGLDPESEPSANRVKDLETMAKADGVTTVFYETLVSDDTAKTIAKDAGLKTDVLDPIEGITDKSKGDDYLQVMESNLKALETALGAK; translated from the coding sequence ATGAACGTACGACGACGCCTCATATCGGGGACCGCTGTGACCGCGGCCACTTTCCTCGGTCTCGCGACCCTCTCCGCCTGCTCGGACTCGTCCGCCGCCGACAGCAACAGCAGCGGGAAGCTCGACGTCGTGGCGTCGTTCTATCCCCTGCAGTACCTCGCCGAGGAGATCGGCGGGGACCACGTGAGCGTCACCAACCTGACCGAGCCCGGTCAGGAGCCGCACGACCTGGAGATCAGCGCCAAGCAGACCGCGCAGCTCCAGGAGGCGGACGCCGTCCTCTATCTCAAGAACCTCCAGCCGGCCGTCGACGACGCCGTGGCGCAGTCCGAGGTCAAGACGAAGATCGACGCCGCGACGCTGACCACCCTGGAGAAGCACGGCAACGAGGTCGGCGGGCACGCGGCCGAGCACGACGACACCGAGGGTGAGGAGACGGGGGCCACCGACCCGCACATCTGGCTGGACCCGGTGAAGTACGCCGAGGTCGCCGAGGGTGTCGGCAAGGCCTTCGAGAAGGAGGACCCGGACAACGCCGGGGAATACAAGAGCAACACCGCAGCGCTGGTGAAGAAGCTCGACGCCCTCAACACCCAGTACGCGGACGGGCTCAAGAACACCACCAGCAAGGTCTTCATCACCACGCACGCCGCCTTCGGCTACCTCGCCGAGCGCTACGGTCTCACCGAGGAGGCCATCAACGGCCTGGACCCGGAGTCGGAGCCCAGCGCGAACCGCGTGAAGGACCTTGAGACGATGGCCAAGGCGGACGGCGTCACGACGGTGTTCTACGAGACCCTCGTCAGCGACGACACCGCCAAGACCATCGCCAAGGACGCGGGCCTCAAGACGGACGTCCTCGACCCGATCGAGGGCATCACCGACAAGTCCAAGGGCGACGACTACCTGCAGGTCATGGAGTCGAACCTGAAGGCGCTGGAAACGGCCCTGGGCGCGAAGTGA
- a CDS encoding glycine--tRNA ligase yields MAADKIDTIVSLSKRRGFVFPCSEIYGGQKAAWDYGPLGVELKENIKRQWWRYMVTSREDVVGIDSSVILATEVWVASGHVATFSDPLTECTSCHKRYRADHLEEAYEAKHHRLPENGLADINCPNCGNKGQFTEPKQFSGLLSTHLGPTQDSGSVAYLRPETAQGIFTNFASVQQTSRRKPPFGIGQMGKSFRNEITPGNFIFRTREFEQMEMEFFVKPGEDEKWQEYWMQERWNWYTGLGLREENMRWYDHPAEKLSHYSKRTADIEYRFQFGGNEWGELEGVANRTDYDLNAHSKASGQDLSYFDQEAGERWTPYVIEPAAGVGRAMLAFLLDAYVEDEAPNAKGKMEKRTVLRLDPRLAPVKVAVLPLSRNPELSPKAKGLATALRQNWNIDFDDAGAIGRRYRRQDEIGTPFCVTVDFDTLDDNAVTVRERDTMKQERVSLDQIEGYLASRLIGC; encoded by the coding sequence GTGGCCGCCGACAAGATCGACACCATCGTCAGCCTGAGCAAGCGCCGTGGCTTCGTTTTCCCCTGTAGTGAGATCTACGGCGGGCAGAAGGCCGCCTGGGACTACGGCCCGCTCGGCGTCGAGCTCAAGGAGAACATCAAGCGCCAGTGGTGGCGTTACATGGTCACCTCCCGTGAGGACGTCGTCGGTATCGACTCGTCGGTGATCCTGGCCACAGAGGTCTGGGTCGCGTCGGGTCACGTCGCCACTTTCTCCGACCCGCTCACCGAGTGCACCTCCTGCCACAAGCGCTACCGCGCCGACCACCTGGAGGAGGCCTACGAGGCCAAGCACCACCGCCTCCCGGAGAACGGCCTCGCCGACATCAACTGCCCCAACTGCGGCAACAAGGGCCAGTTCACCGAGCCCAAGCAGTTCTCGGGCCTGCTCTCCACGCACCTCGGCCCCACGCAGGACAGCGGCTCCGTCGCCTACCTGCGCCCCGAGACCGCGCAGGGCATCTTCACCAACTTCGCCTCCGTGCAGCAGACTTCGCGCCGCAAGCCGCCCTTCGGCATCGGCCAGATGGGCAAGTCCTTCCGCAACGAGATCACGCCCGGCAACTTCATCTTCCGCACCCGCGAGTTCGAGCAGATGGAGATGGAGTTCTTCGTCAAGCCGGGCGAGGACGAGAAGTGGCAGGAGTACTGGATGCAGGAGCGCTGGAACTGGTACACCGGCCTCGGTCTCCGCGAGGAGAACATGCGCTGGTACGACCACCCGGCCGAGAAGCTCTCGCACTACTCCAAGCGCACCGCCGACATCGAGTACCGCTTCCAGTTCGGCGGCAACGAGTGGGGTGAGCTGGAAGGCGTCGCCAACCGCACGGACTACGACCTGAACGCCCACTCCAAGGCCTCCGGCCAGGACCTCTCCTACTTCGACCAGGAAGCCGGCGAGCGCTGGACGCCGTACGTCATCGAGCCCGCCGCCGGTGTCGGCCGCGCGATGCTGGCGTTCCTCCTGGACGCCTACGTCGAGGACGAGGCCCCCAACGCCAAGGGCAAGATGGAGAAGCGCACCGTCCTGCGCCTCGACCCGCGCCTGGCCCCCGTCAAGGTCGCCGTCCTCCCGCTGTCCCGCAACCCGGAGCTCTCCCCGAAGGCCAAGGGCCTCGCCACCGCGCTCCGGCAGAACTGGAACATCGACTTCGACGACGCCGGCGCCATCGGCCGCCGCTACCGCCGCCAGGACGAGATCGGCACCCCGTTCTGCGTCACCGTCGACTTCGACACGCTCGACGACAACGCGGTGACCGTGCGCGAGCGCGACACCATGAAGCAGGAGCGGGTGTCGCTCGACCAGATCGAGGGCTACCTCGCCAGCCGGCTGATCGGCTGCTGA
- a CDS encoding endonuclease/exonuclease/phosphatase family protein: protein MTIRIATFNAENLFRRPKVFGIEDEGERNEVLDDFNELAALIAKDLYSDADKERIAALVKKHRAYEADPDRAGAIYVNQTKGAGAKLFTLGGTDADPVINIKAKGRSKWAGWAELVRSDVSWTAVRNTGRVIAEVNADILLTVEVEDRLTLARFNRQVLGDALGKEPYPYNMLIDGNDSRGIDVGILSRHPITSLRSHIFDPKPSDPPVFSRDCPEFEIELDGTPLWILGNHFKSQIRGEGAGRRLAQARRVKEIYEEALLRSVHVVVAGDLNDRPTSLPIKELLDAGLRDAMTHPSYTGAPGTHGTGTSAAQKLDYLMFSPQLWELVRGTGVERRGIWAPNTFEHFDTVTARPEQASDHAALYADLDL, encoded by the coding sequence ATGACCATCCGTATCGCCACCTTCAACGCGGAGAACCTGTTCCGCCGCCCCAAGGTCTTCGGCATCGAGGACGAGGGCGAACGCAACGAAGTCCTGGACGACTTCAACGAGTTGGCCGCCCTCATCGCGAAGGACCTCTACTCCGACGCGGACAAGGAGCGGATCGCCGCGCTGGTGAAGAAGCACCGGGCCTACGAGGCCGATCCGGACCGGGCCGGGGCGATCTACGTCAACCAGACCAAGGGAGCGGGCGCCAAGCTCTTCACGCTGGGCGGGACCGACGCCGATCCGGTCATCAACATCAAGGCCAAGGGCCGTTCGAAATGGGCGGGTTGGGCCGAGCTGGTGCGTTCCGACGTGAGCTGGACGGCCGTGCGCAACACCGGTCGGGTGATCGCCGAGGTCAACGCCGACATACTGCTCACCGTCGAGGTCGAGGACCGTCTCACCCTGGCCCGCTTCAACAGGCAGGTCCTGGGTGACGCGCTGGGGAAGGAGCCGTACCCGTACAACATGCTGATCGACGGCAATGACAGCCGGGGTATCGACGTCGGCATCCTCAGCCGCCACCCCATCACGTCCCTGCGGTCGCACATCTTCGACCCGAAGCCGTCCGACCCGCCCGTCTTCAGCCGGGACTGCCCCGAGTTCGAGATAGAGCTCGACGGGACGCCGCTGTGGATCCTGGGCAACCACTTCAAGAGCCAGATACGGGGAGAGGGCGCGGGCCGGCGGCTGGCGCAGGCCAGGAGGGTCAAGGAGATCTACGAGGAGGCGCTCCTGCGGTCGGTGCACGTCGTGGTCGCCGGGGACCTCAACGACCGGCCGACGAGCCTGCCGATCAAGGAACTCCTCGATGCCGGCCTCCGGGACGCGATGACCCACCCCAGCTACACGGGCGCCCCCGGCACTCACGGGACGGGCACCAGTGCCGCCCAGAAGCTCGACTACCTCATGTTCTCGCCCCAGTTGTGGGAGCTCGTACGGGGGACGGGTGTGGAGCGGCGCGGAATCTGGGCGCCGAACACCTTCGAGCACTTCGACACCGTGACCGCGAGGCCCGAGCAGGCCTCCGACCACGCGGCGCTGTACGCGGACCTGGACCTCTGA
- a CDS encoding DUF4394 domain-containing protein: MRKQAVIGVLTMAVAIGTVGAVGTGALGGGSETSGSAAVEAKGGTGTLPKALAPGGLRSVGLTADQRLIAFRVDRPADTAPLGKVSGLKGDMALVGIDYRVQNNKLYGVGDRGGIYTIREAGARATKVSQLTVALQGKSFGVDFNPAANRLRVISDTGQNLRHNLDDPAGAPAAGTTATDGTLTNPPVPPNPGATALGVTAAAYTNNDLDTATATTLFDLDTTLDQVSVQSPANAGNLAPTGKLGVDAPLNSGFDIYSSARNGTNTGYAVTGGKTFRINLLTGKATSTGSFPQGRQAVDLAIPLRQG; the protein is encoded by the coding sequence ATGCGTAAGCAAGCAGTCATTGGCGTACTGACGATGGCGGTGGCGATCGGGACGGTGGGCGCCGTCGGAACCGGGGCACTGGGCGGAGGGTCCGAGACCTCGGGCTCCGCGGCCGTCGAGGCCAAGGGAGGCACCGGCACCCTGCCCAAGGCACTCGCACCGGGCGGGCTGCGGTCCGTCGGGCTCACCGCCGACCAGCGGCTGATCGCCTTCCGGGTCGACCGGCCCGCGGACACGGCCCCGCTCGGCAAGGTCAGCGGGCTCAAGGGCGATATGGCACTCGTCGGCATCGACTACCGCGTACAGAACAACAAGCTGTACGGCGTCGGCGACCGCGGCGGCATCTACACCATCCGCGAGGCCGGCGCCCGCGCCACCAAGGTCTCCCAGCTCACCGTCGCACTCCAGGGCAAGTCCTTCGGCGTCGACTTCAACCCCGCCGCCAACCGGCTCCGCGTCATCAGCGACACCGGCCAGAACCTCCGCCACAACCTCGACGACCCGGCGGGCGCCCCCGCCGCGGGCACCACGGCCACCGACGGCACCCTCACCAACCCGCCGGTGCCCCCGAACCCGGGCGCCACCGCGCTCGGCGTGACCGCAGCCGCGTACACCAACAACGACCTCGACACCGCGACGGCCACCACCCTCTTCGACCTCGACACCACCCTCGACCAGGTGTCGGTCCAGTCACCCGCCAACGCCGGCAACCTCGCCCCGACCGGCAAGCTGGGCGTGGACGCGCCGCTGAACTCCGGGTTCGACATCTACAGTTCGGCACGGAACGGGACGAACACCGGGTACGCGGTGACCGGCGGCAAGACTTTCCGGATCAACCTGCTGACGGGGAAGGCGACTTCGACCGGATCGTTCCCGCAGGGGCGGCAGGCGGTGGACCTGGCGATTCCGCTGCGGCAGGGCTGA
- a CDS encoding RNA-guided endonuclease InsQ/TnpB family protein: protein MIRAYKFLMRPTVRQTQALSEMLRDHCSLYNGALQERRDAYRHVSKASVTYGMQSAQLKDIRAFDPGCQGRWSFSSQQATLRRLDKSFAAFFRRVRSGEAPGYPRFRGVNWFDTVEFPKDGDGCRWDSAPHDPVTRVRFQGVGHVKVNQHRAVTGRVKTVSVKREGRRWFVVLTAEQAAPEPLPATGSVIGIDLGIANFLADSNGGFVPNPRHGRKAAAKLEAAQQALSRFPRSKARDRTANHQRAVEKVAGLHSKVRRRRLDHAHKTALGLVRVHDFIAHEDLKIRNMSKAPAPKPDPGQPGTFLPNGAASKAGLNKSINDAGWGVFLTILHAKAESAGREVIAVDPRNTSRTCPECGHTAKENRPTQEKFHCVACGHTAHADTVGATNVLRAGLVRRKAQPA, encoded by the coding sequence TTGATCCGTGCGTACAAGTTCCTCATGCGACCCACCGTCCGGCAGACGCAAGCCCTGTCCGAGATGCTGCGAGACCACTGCTCCCTCTACAACGGGGCGTTACAGGAACGCCGCGACGCCTACCGGCACGTCTCGAAGGCCAGCGTCACGTACGGAATGCAGTCCGCGCAGCTGAAGGACATCCGGGCGTTCGACCCGGGGTGTCAGGGCCGCTGGTCGTTCAGTTCGCAGCAGGCCACCTTGCGCCGCCTGGACAAGTCGTTCGCCGCGTTCTTCCGCCGGGTCAGGTCCGGTGAGGCACCCGGCTACCCGCGTTTCCGTGGAGTCAACTGGTTCGACACGGTGGAGTTCCCCAAGGACGGCGACGGCTGCCGGTGGGACTCCGCCCCGCACGACCCCGTCACCCGGGTCCGCTTCCAGGGAGTCGGACACGTCAAGGTCAACCAGCACCGCGCCGTGACCGGCCGGGTCAAGACGGTGTCGGTGAAGCGCGAGGGCCGTAGGTGGTTCGTCGTGCTGACCGCCGAGCAGGCTGCCCCTGAACCGCTGCCCGCGACCGGCTCCGTGATTGGGATCGACCTGGGCATTGCCAACTTCCTCGCCGACTCGAACGGCGGGTTCGTGCCCAACCCGCGCCACGGGCGCAAGGCCGCCGCGAAGCTCGAGGCGGCACAGCAGGCGCTGTCCCGGTTCCCGCGTAGCAAGGCCAGGGACCGGACCGCCAATCACCAGCGGGCGGTGGAGAAGGTCGCCGGGCTGCACAGCAAGGTGCGTCGCCGGCGGCTCGACCACGCGCACAAGACCGCCCTCGGCCTGGTCCGCGTGCATGACTTCATCGCGCACGAAGACCTCAAGATCCGCAACATGAGCAAGGCCCCCGCACCCAAGCCCGACCCTGGCCAGCCGGGCACCTTTCTGCCCAACGGGGCCGCGAGCAAGGCCGGGCTCAACAAGTCCATCAACGATGCCGGTTGGGGGGTGTTCCTGACGATCCTGCACGCCAAGGCTGAAAGCGCCGGACGGGAAGTGATCGCCGTGGACCCCCGCAACACCTCCCGCACCTGCCCCGAATGCGGGCACACCGCCAAGGAGAACCGGCCCACACAGGAAAAGTTCCACTGCGTCGCCTGCGGCCACACCGCACACGCCGACACAGTCGGAGCCACCAACGTTCTACGGGCCGGGCTGGTCCGTCGCAAAGCCCAACCGGCATAG
- a CDS encoding aldo/keto reductase has translation MQTRPLGSTGPQVSALGLGCMGMSALYGEADRAESIATIHAALEAGVTLLDTGDFYAMGHNEMLIGEALRGAPSARREQALTSVKFGALRDPDGGWSGYDGRPAAVKNFAAYSLQRLGVDHIDVYRIARADSGVPIEETVGAIAELVEAGHVRHIGLSEVGADTIRRAAATAPISDLQIEYSLISRGIEDEVLPTTRELGIGITAYGVLSRGLISGHFTRDRQLGANDFRGMSPRFQGENLQRNLDLVDALRKVAEQKGVSVAQIAIAWVLSRGEDIVPLVGARRRDRLAEALGALDVTLDADDLASIEEAVPDGAAAGDRYPQAQMAHLGTER, from the coding sequence ATGCAAACCCGCCCCCTCGGATCCACCGGCCCCCAGGTCTCCGCCCTCGGACTCGGCTGCATGGGCATGTCCGCGCTGTACGGCGAGGCCGACCGGGCCGAGTCCATCGCGACCATCCATGCCGCGCTCGAGGCTGGCGTGACCCTGCTCGACACCGGTGATTTCTACGCCATGGGTCACAACGAGATGCTGATCGGCGAGGCGCTGCGCGGGGCGCCCTCGGCTCGGCGTGAGCAGGCGCTCACGAGCGTCAAGTTCGGTGCGCTGCGTGACCCGGACGGCGGCTGGTCGGGGTACGACGGCCGCCCGGCGGCGGTGAAGAACTTCGCCGCGTACTCGTTGCAGCGGCTCGGCGTGGATCACATCGACGTGTACCGGATCGCGCGGGCCGATTCCGGTGTGCCGATCGAGGAGACGGTGGGCGCGATCGCGGAGCTGGTGGAGGCCGGGCACGTACGGCACATCGGGCTGAGCGAGGTCGGGGCCGACACCATTCGGCGGGCCGCCGCCACCGCCCCCATCTCGGACCTTCAGATCGAGTACTCCCTCATCTCCCGCGGCATCGAGGACGAGGTGCTGCCGACCACCCGTGAACTGGGGATCGGCATCACCGCGTACGGCGTGCTGTCGCGCGGGCTGATCTCCGGGCACTTCACGCGGGACCGGCAACTCGGCGCGAACGACTTCCGTGGGATGAGCCCCCGCTTCCAGGGTGAGAATCTCCAGCGCAACCTGGACCTGGTCGACGCGCTGCGGAAGGTCGCCGAGCAGAAGGGGGTCAGCGTCGCGCAGATCGCGATCGCCTGGGTGCTCTCGCGCGGCGAGGACATCGTGCCGCTGGTCGGTGCGCGTCGCCGGGACCGGCTGGCGGAGGCGCTGGGTGCGCTGGACGTGACGCTGGACGCCGACGACCTCGCTTCCATCGAGGAGGCCGTGCCGGACGGTGCCGCCGCGGGTGACCGCTACCCGCAGGCGCAGATGGCTCACCTCGGCACGGAGCGCTGA
- a CDS encoding TetR family transcriptional regulator, with the protein MARTTEALTAERILEATEEVLRRHGPAKATVVDVARALGVSHGSVYRHFRTKAALREAVTKRWLDRTSQTLEQIARTRDQTPPVALRHWLGALFTAKRQKAGGDPELFATYSVLLGETSAVVDEHIADLVHQLMLIVERGVREGDFVIQDANPLLTARAVFDATGRFHDPAYAREWEQPGIEAEFTSVVDLLLRGLSR; encoded by the coding sequence ATGGCACGGACCACCGAAGCACTGACCGCCGAGCGCATCCTCGAAGCGACCGAGGAGGTGCTGCGCCGCCACGGGCCCGCCAAGGCCACCGTGGTGGACGTGGCCCGTGCGCTCGGCGTCAGCCACGGCAGCGTCTATCGCCACTTCCGTACGAAGGCGGCGCTGCGGGAGGCGGTCACCAAGCGCTGGCTGGACCGTACGTCGCAGACGCTGGAGCAGATTGCCCGGACGCGTGATCAGACGCCTCCCGTGGCCCTACGGCACTGGCTGGGCGCACTGTTCACCGCCAAGCGGCAGAAGGCGGGGGGCGATCCGGAGCTGTTCGCCACGTACTCGGTGCTGCTCGGTGAGACCAGCGCCGTGGTCGATGAGCACATCGCCGACCTCGTTCACCAGCTCATGCTCATTGTCGAACGTGGCGTGCGGGAGGGCGACTTCGTCATCCAGGATGCCAACCCCTTGTTGACGGCCCGCGCAGTCTTCGATGCCACCGGCCGCTTCCATGACCCCGCCTACGCCCGTGAATGGGAACAGCCGGGCATCGAGGCCGAGTTCACCTCGGTCGTCGACCTCCTTCTGCGCGGGCTGAGCCGCTGA
- a CDS encoding MarR family winged helix-turn-helix transcriptional regulator — MAPTREDAPTDKPDETPHPPDSPATRPPTLLALPSYLAGHVARIGHRTLVEALREHGLRLPHFAILAGLGDFGPLAQHELADRLGLNRSHLVGYLDEVEQQDLVHRERDPRDRRRQRVALTAAGETRLEELKKVADRSQADFLSDLSATERETLITLMRRIVTTDDRAANSRPKNPR; from the coding sequence ATGGCCCCGACCCGCGAAGACGCCCCCACCGACAAGCCGGACGAGACCCCTCACCCCCCGGACTCGCCGGCCACACGCCCCCCGACCCTGCTGGCCCTGCCCTCCTACCTGGCGGGCCACGTCGCCCGGATCGGCCACCGCACCCTGGTCGAGGCCCTCAGGGAACACGGTCTCCGCCTCCCCCACTTCGCGATCCTCGCGGGCCTCGGCGACTTCGGCCCCCTCGCCCAGCACGAACTCGCCGACCGCCTCGGCCTCAACCGCAGCCACCTCGTGGGATACCTCGACGAGGTCGAGCAACAGGACCTCGTGCACCGCGAACGCGACCCCCGTGACCGCCGCCGCCAGCGCGTCGCCCTCACGGCGGCGGGCGAAACACGGCTGGAGGAGCTGAAGAAGGTGGCCGACCGCTCACAAGCCGACTTCCTGAGCGACCTGTCGGCCACCGAACGTGAGACTCTGATCACCCTGATGCGGCGGATCGTGACGACGGACGACCGCGCCGCCAACTCGCGGCCAAAGAATCCCCGTTGA
- a CDS encoding LLM class flavin-dependent oxidoreductase has translation MPDYGHDLLFGAVLTPDAQQPDTVIELARLADRAGLDLVSVADHPYRPDFLDAWTLLSVIAARTERVRVFPNVANLPLRPPAGLARAAASLDVLSGGRVELGLGAGGYWDAIASEGQPRRMPGEAVEALGEAIDVIRALWSTDGDSGGNGNGKAVGGKHYWLDGARPGPAAVHPISVWVGALGARMLRLIGRSADGWLPSAIRVPPTELAVGQRIVDEAATAAGRDPRSVRRLYNLPGLAPAEQLAELTLTQGVSAYLLASDDPSTLERFAHEVAPAVVELVAKERTS, from the coding sequence ATGCCCGACTACGGCCACGACCTCCTCTTCGGCGCGGTGCTCACCCCCGACGCCCAACAACCGGACACCGTCATCGAGTTGGCGAGGCTCGCCGACCGGGCCGGGCTCGACCTCGTCAGCGTCGCCGACCACCCGTACCGGCCGGACTTCCTGGACGCCTGGACCCTGCTGTCCGTGATCGCGGCGCGTACCGAGCGGGTGCGGGTCTTCCCGAACGTGGCCAATCTGCCCTTGCGGCCGCCGGCGGGGCTGGCGCGGGCCGCGGCGAGCCTCGACGTACTCAGCGGCGGGCGTGTGGAGTTGGGGCTCGGGGCGGGAGGCTACTGGGACGCCATCGCAAGCGAGGGGCAGCCGCGGCGTATGCCTGGGGAGGCCGTCGAGGCGTTGGGTGAGGCGATCGACGTGATCCGGGCGCTGTGGTCAACCGATGGGGACAGCGGGGGAAATGGGAACGGCAAGGCAGTCGGAGGCAAGCACTACTGGCTCGACGGGGCCAGGCCCGGGCCCGCGGCCGTCCACCCGATCAGCGTTTGGGTCGGCGCGCTGGGGGCGCGGATGCTGCGCCTGATCGGGCGCTCAGCCGACGGGTGGCTGCCCAGCGCGATCCGGGTGCCGCCCACCGAACTCGCCGTGGGCCAGCGGATCGTGGACGAGGCTGCGACTGCCGCGGGGCGGGACCCACGGTCGGTGCGCCGTCTCTACAACTTGCCCGGCCTCGCCCCGGCCGAGCAACTCGCCGAACTCACCCTCACCCAAGGGGTGAGCGCCTATCTGCTCGCCTCCGACGACCCGTCCACACTCGAACGCTTTGCACATGAAGTCGCCCCGGCTGTTGTGGAGTTGGTGGCCAAGGAGCGAACTAGCTGA